One Denticeps clupeoides chromosome 10, fDenClu1.1, whole genome shotgun sequence genomic window carries:
- the LOC114797911 gene encoding microphthalmia-associated transcription factor-like isoform X1, with protein MQAESGIVADFEVGEDYHEEPKTYYELKSQPLKNSNPSDKHSSSKPPLSVSSMSSRILLRQQLMREQLQEQERREQQRRQASAYHPASGPQTPAINVSAPSSLPATQVPMEVLKVQTHLENPTKYHIQQAQRQQVKAYLSTTQQTCVSLNKLGSQAVSLPCPNQPSDYGGMPPGPGNSAPNSPMALLTLNSTEKEMDDVIDDIISLESSYNEDILSLMDPALQMGNTIPVSANLMDMYNNQGMPPPGLAISNSCPANLPNIKREFSVTPAPAMMQMLEKSGSCGKFENYQRPEGFPVESEVRALAKERQKKDNHNLIERRRRFNINDRIKELGTLIPKSNDPDMRWNKGTILKASVDYIRRLQREQQRAKELESRQKKLEHANRHLMLRIQELEMQARAHGLAIASSALCSSELAARAIKQEPMLGDCSQDVYPHQHHALPDMSHTTTLDLNDGTISFNDSHVTSGNPGAYSMPVKVPSSRLDDNMMDENLSPVATSDPLLSSVSPGASKDSSRKSSISMEDNEHGC; from the exons ATGCAAGCGGAGTCGGGCATTGTGGCGGACTTCGAGGTCGGCGAGGATTATCACGAAGAGCCCAAAACGTACTACGAGTTGAAGAGTCAGCCTCTCAAAAACAG TAATCCGTCAGACAAACACAGCTCCTCCAAGCCCCCACTGAGCGTGTCCAGCATGTCCTCGCGCATCCTCCTCCGGCAGCAGCTGATGCgggagcagctgcaggagcaggagcgTCGGGAGCAGCAAAGACGGCAGGCGTCGGCGTACCACCCGGCCAGTGGCCCCCAGACCCCCGCCATCAACGTCAGCGCGCCCTCAAGCCTGCCGGCCACTCAGGTGCCTATGGAAGTGCTGAAG GTCCAAACCCATCTGGAGAATCCTACCAAATACCACATACAGCAGGCCCAGAGGCAGCAGGTGAAGGCCTACCTGTCCACCACACAGCAAACCTGCGTGAGCCTCAACAAGCTCGGGTCCCAGGCAGTCAGCTTACCGTGCCCCAACCAGCCCTCTGACTACGGGGGTATGCCTCCGGGCCCGGGCAACAGTGCCCCCAACAGCCCCATGGCTTTACTGACCCTGAACTCTACAGAGAAAGAG ATGGACGATGTCATCGATGACATAATTAGCCTGGAATCGAGTTATAATGAGGATATTCTCAGCCTTATGGACCCAGCGCTACAAATGGGCAACACG ATTCCCGTGTCCGCCAACCTAATGGACATGTACAACAACCAAGGCATGCCACCCCCGGGTCTGGCCATCAGCAACTCCTGCCCTGCCAACCTGCCCAACATTAAAAGGGAATTTTCTG TAACTCCAGCTCCGGCCATGATGCAAATGCTGGAGAAGTCTGGATCCTGTGGCAAGTTTGAAAATTATCAAAGGCCTGAAGGGTTCCCTGTCG AGTCTGAGGTGCGAGCTCTAGCAAAGGAAAGACAAAAGAAAGACAACCATAACTTGA TCGAGAGAAGGCGGCGATTCAACATTAATGACCGAATCAAAGAACTGGGGACATTAATCCCCAAATCGAATGATCC GGACATGCGCTGGAACAAGGGCACCATTCTGAAGGCGTCTGTGGACTACATCAGGAGGCTGCAGAGGGAGCAGCAGCGCGCCAAAGAGCTGGAGAGCCGACAGAAGAAACTGGAACACGCCAACCGCCACCTGATGCTGCGGATACAG gagctggagatgCAGGCTCGTGCTCATGGACTGGCCATCGCCTCGTCAGCGCTCTGCAGTTCGGAGCTGGCTGCTCGTGCCATCAAGCAGGAGCCCATGCTGGGGGACTGCAGCCAGGACGTGTACCCCCACCAGCACCATGCCCTGCCTGACATGTCCCACACCACCACCCTGGACCTGAACGATGGCACCATCAGTTTCAACGACAGCCATGTCACTTCCGGCAACCCTGGTGCATACAGCATGCCTGTCAAAGTGCCCTCCTCCAGGCTGGATGATAACATGATGGATGAAAACCTGTCACCGGTGGCAACCAGTGACCCCCTCCTGTCTTCCGTGTCACCCGGAGCCTCTAAGGACAGTAGCCGCAAAAGTAGCATAAGCATGGAGGATAATGAGCATGGCTGTTAG
- the LOC114797911 gene encoding microphthalmia-associated transcription factor-like isoform X2, which translates to MKLISNPSDKHSSSKPPLSVSSMSSRILLRQQLMREQLQEQERREQQRRQASAYHPASGPQTPAINVSAPSSLPATQVPMEVLKVQTHLENPTKYHIQQAQRQQVKAYLSTTQQTCVSLNKLGSQAVSLPCPNQPSDYGGMPPGPGNSAPNSPMALLTLNSTEKEMDDVIDDIISLESSYNEDILSLMDPALQMGNTIPVSANLMDMYNNQGMPPPGLAISNSCPANLPNIKREFSVTPAPAMMQMLEKSGSCGKFENYQRPEGFPVESEVRALAKERQKKDNHNLIERRRRFNINDRIKELGTLIPKSNDPDMRWNKGTILKASVDYIRRLQREQQRAKELESRQKKLEHANRHLMLRIQELEMQARAHGLAIASSALCSSELAARAIKQEPMLGDCSQDVYPHQHHALPDMSHTTTLDLNDGTISFNDSHVTSGNPGAYSMPVKVPSSRLDDNMMDENLSPVATSDPLLSSVSPGASKDSSRKSSISMEDNEHGC; encoded by the exons ATGAAGCTCATAAG TAATCCGTCAGACAAACACAGCTCCTCCAAGCCCCCACTGAGCGTGTCCAGCATGTCCTCGCGCATCCTCCTCCGGCAGCAGCTGATGCgggagcagctgcaggagcaggagcgTCGGGAGCAGCAAAGACGGCAGGCGTCGGCGTACCACCCGGCCAGTGGCCCCCAGACCCCCGCCATCAACGTCAGCGCGCCCTCAAGCCTGCCGGCCACTCAGGTGCCTATGGAAGTGCTGAAG GTCCAAACCCATCTGGAGAATCCTACCAAATACCACATACAGCAGGCCCAGAGGCAGCAGGTGAAGGCCTACCTGTCCACCACACAGCAAACCTGCGTGAGCCTCAACAAGCTCGGGTCCCAGGCAGTCAGCTTACCGTGCCCCAACCAGCCCTCTGACTACGGGGGTATGCCTCCGGGCCCGGGCAACAGTGCCCCCAACAGCCCCATGGCTTTACTGACCCTGAACTCTACAGAGAAAGAG ATGGACGATGTCATCGATGACATAATTAGCCTGGAATCGAGTTATAATGAGGATATTCTCAGCCTTATGGACCCAGCGCTACAAATGGGCAACACG ATTCCCGTGTCCGCCAACCTAATGGACATGTACAACAACCAAGGCATGCCACCCCCGGGTCTGGCCATCAGCAACTCCTGCCCTGCCAACCTGCCCAACATTAAAAGGGAATTTTCTG TAACTCCAGCTCCGGCCATGATGCAAATGCTGGAGAAGTCTGGATCCTGTGGCAAGTTTGAAAATTATCAAAGGCCTGAAGGGTTCCCTGTCG AGTCTGAGGTGCGAGCTCTAGCAAAGGAAAGACAAAAGAAAGACAACCATAACTTGA TCGAGAGAAGGCGGCGATTCAACATTAATGACCGAATCAAAGAACTGGGGACATTAATCCCCAAATCGAATGATCC GGACATGCGCTGGAACAAGGGCACCATTCTGAAGGCGTCTGTGGACTACATCAGGAGGCTGCAGAGGGAGCAGCAGCGCGCCAAAGAGCTGGAGAGCCGACAGAAGAAACTGGAACACGCCAACCGCCACCTGATGCTGCGGATACAG gagctggagatgCAGGCTCGTGCTCATGGACTGGCCATCGCCTCGTCAGCGCTCTGCAGTTCGGAGCTGGCTGCTCGTGCCATCAAGCAGGAGCCCATGCTGGGGGACTGCAGCCAGGACGTGTACCCCCACCAGCACCATGCCCTGCCTGACATGTCCCACACCACCACCCTGGACCTGAACGATGGCACCATCAGTTTCAACGACAGCCATGTCACTTCCGGCAACCCTGGTGCATACAGCATGCCTGTCAAAGTGCCCTCCTCCAGGCTGGATGATAACATGATGGATGAAAACCTGTCACCGGTGGCAACCAGTGACCCCCTCCTGTCTTCCGTGTCACCCGGAGCCTCTAAGGACAGTAGCCGCAAAAGTAGCATAAGCATGGAGGATAATGAGCATGGCTGTTAG
- the LOC114797911 gene encoding microphthalmia-associated transcription factor-like isoform X3, with product MLGTLEYHHYQVQTHLENPTKYHIQQAQRQQVKAYLSTTQQTCVSLNKLGSQAVSLPCPNQPSDYGGMPPGPGNSAPNSPMALLTLNSTEKEMDDVIDDIISLESSYNEDILSLMDPALQMGNTIPVSANLMDMYNNQGMPPPGLAISNSCPANLPNIKREFSVTPAPAMMQMLEKSGSCGKFENYQRPEGFPVESEVRALAKERQKKDNHNLIERRRRFNINDRIKELGTLIPKSNDPDMRWNKGTILKASVDYIRRLQREQQRAKELESRQKKLEHANRHLMLRIQELEMQARAHGLAIASSALCSSELAARAIKQEPMLGDCSQDVYPHQHHALPDMSHTTTLDLNDGTISFNDSHVTSGNPGAYSMPVKVPSSRLDDNMMDENLSPVATSDPLLSSVSPGASKDSSRKSSISMEDNEHGC from the exons ATGCTGGGGACGCTCGAATATCATCATTATCAG GTCCAAACCCATCTGGAGAATCCTACCAAATACCACATACAGCAGGCCCAGAGGCAGCAGGTGAAGGCCTACCTGTCCACCACACAGCAAACCTGCGTGAGCCTCAACAAGCTCGGGTCCCAGGCAGTCAGCTTACCGTGCCCCAACCAGCCCTCTGACTACGGGGGTATGCCTCCGGGCCCGGGCAACAGTGCCCCCAACAGCCCCATGGCTTTACTGACCCTGAACTCTACAGAGAAAGAG ATGGACGATGTCATCGATGACATAATTAGCCTGGAATCGAGTTATAATGAGGATATTCTCAGCCTTATGGACCCAGCGCTACAAATGGGCAACACG ATTCCCGTGTCCGCCAACCTAATGGACATGTACAACAACCAAGGCATGCCACCCCCGGGTCTGGCCATCAGCAACTCCTGCCCTGCCAACCTGCCCAACATTAAAAGGGAATTTTCTG TAACTCCAGCTCCGGCCATGATGCAAATGCTGGAGAAGTCTGGATCCTGTGGCAAGTTTGAAAATTATCAAAGGCCTGAAGGGTTCCCTGTCG AGTCTGAGGTGCGAGCTCTAGCAAAGGAAAGACAAAAGAAAGACAACCATAACTTGA TCGAGAGAAGGCGGCGATTCAACATTAATGACCGAATCAAAGAACTGGGGACATTAATCCCCAAATCGAATGATCC GGACATGCGCTGGAACAAGGGCACCATTCTGAAGGCGTCTGTGGACTACATCAGGAGGCTGCAGAGGGAGCAGCAGCGCGCCAAAGAGCTGGAGAGCCGACAGAAGAAACTGGAACACGCCAACCGCCACCTGATGCTGCGGATACAG gagctggagatgCAGGCTCGTGCTCATGGACTGGCCATCGCCTCGTCAGCGCTCTGCAGTTCGGAGCTGGCTGCTCGTGCCATCAAGCAGGAGCCCATGCTGGGGGACTGCAGCCAGGACGTGTACCCCCACCAGCACCATGCCCTGCCTGACATGTCCCACACCACCACCCTGGACCTGAACGATGGCACCATCAGTTTCAACGACAGCCATGTCACTTCCGGCAACCCTGGTGCATACAGCATGCCTGTCAAAGTGCCCTCCTCCAGGCTGGATGATAACATGATGGATGAAAACCTGTCACCGGTGGCAACCAGTGACCCCCTCCTGTCTTCCGTGTCACCCGGAGCCTCTAAGGACAGTAGCCGCAAAAGTAGCATAAGCATGGAGGATAATGAGCATGGCTGTTAG
- the LOC114797911 gene encoding microphthalmia-associated transcription factor-like isoform X4 — translation MPPGPGNSAPNSPMALLTLNSTEKEMDDVIDDIISLESSYNEDILSLMDPALQMGNTIPVSANLMDMYNNQGMPPPGLAISNSCPANLPNIKREFSVTPAPAMMQMLEKSGSCGKFENYQRPEGFPVESEVRALAKERQKKDNHNLIERRRRFNINDRIKELGTLIPKSNDPDMRWNKGTILKASVDYIRRLQREQQRAKELESRQKKLEHANRHLMLRIQELEMQARAHGLAIASSALCSSELAARAIKQEPMLGDCSQDVYPHQHHALPDMSHTTTLDLNDGTISFNDSHVTSGNPGAYSMPVKVPSSRLDDNMMDENLSPVATSDPLLSSVSPGASKDSSRKSSISMEDNEHGC, via the exons ATGCCTCCGGGCCCGGGCAACAGTGCCCCCAACAGCCCCATGGCTTTACTGACCCTGAACTCTACAGAGAAAGAG ATGGACGATGTCATCGATGACATAATTAGCCTGGAATCGAGTTATAATGAGGATATTCTCAGCCTTATGGACCCAGCGCTACAAATGGGCAACACG ATTCCCGTGTCCGCCAACCTAATGGACATGTACAACAACCAAGGCATGCCACCCCCGGGTCTGGCCATCAGCAACTCCTGCCCTGCCAACCTGCCCAACATTAAAAGGGAATTTTCTG TAACTCCAGCTCCGGCCATGATGCAAATGCTGGAGAAGTCTGGATCCTGTGGCAAGTTTGAAAATTATCAAAGGCCTGAAGGGTTCCCTGTCG AGTCTGAGGTGCGAGCTCTAGCAAAGGAAAGACAAAAGAAAGACAACCATAACTTGA TCGAGAGAAGGCGGCGATTCAACATTAATGACCGAATCAAAGAACTGGGGACATTAATCCCCAAATCGAATGATCC GGACATGCGCTGGAACAAGGGCACCATTCTGAAGGCGTCTGTGGACTACATCAGGAGGCTGCAGAGGGAGCAGCAGCGCGCCAAAGAGCTGGAGAGCCGACAGAAGAAACTGGAACACGCCAACCGCCACCTGATGCTGCGGATACAG gagctggagatgCAGGCTCGTGCTCATGGACTGGCCATCGCCTCGTCAGCGCTCTGCAGTTCGGAGCTGGCTGCTCGTGCCATCAAGCAGGAGCCCATGCTGGGGGACTGCAGCCAGGACGTGTACCCCCACCAGCACCATGCCCTGCCTGACATGTCCCACACCACCACCCTGGACCTGAACGATGGCACCATCAGTTTCAACGACAGCCATGTCACTTCCGGCAACCCTGGTGCATACAGCATGCCTGTCAAAGTGCCCTCCTCCAGGCTGGATGATAACATGATGGATGAAAACCTGTCACCGGTGGCAACCAGTGACCCCCTCCTGTCTTCCGTGTCACCCGGAGCCTCTAAGGACAGTAGCCGCAAAAGTAGCATAAGCATGGAGGATAATGAGCATGGCTGTTAG
- the LOC114798223 gene encoding uncharacterized protein LOC114798223: MPRVCKAVMRRRPRFSLMGDELGTRMSPCGVGGRLILNVIITFLLRDGARPRWEGSCPRIQAVPTPTAAAADVLSQRKLIMIPMASLSGTERPGDGGEEEEFGLHGTAPQRAAAGRRGEAVVCGVRRLSTISEKDAGSLGGSEWAGSRASLCSSDNHFSRSNFASTESHLSDSRDDCASVLLACLYCNFYNIVVMLPGMCERSVIRCCPSYKYYQVSGEKTQVDDCCNCNLTLDCSLCNSCQEAGELLELAMEISEVCYR, from the exons atgccaagagtgtgcaaagcagtaatgaGAAGGAGACCTCGATTTTCATTAATGGGGGACGAGTTGGGAACCCGTATGTCTCCGTGTGGAGTAGGTGGGCGTCTCATTCTGAACGTGATTATTACGTTTTTATTAAGAGACGGTGCGCGCCCCCGATGGGAGGGTTCGTGCCCGCGCATTCAGGCAGTTCCAACACCGACTGCGGCTGCAGCTGATGTTCTTTCACAGCGAAAACTGATCATG ATCCCGATGGCTTCTCTCTCCGGGACCGAGCGACCGGGCGACGGCGGCGAGGAAGAGGAGTTCGGCTTGCATG GAACTGCTCCACAGCGGGCCGCAGCGGGCCGCCGGGGGGAGGCGGTGGTCTGTGGTGTGAGGAGGCTGAGCACCATCTCAGAGAAGGACGCGGGCTCGCTGGGAGGGAGCGAGTGGGCCGGGTCACGGGCGTCCCTCTGCTCCTCCGACAACCACTTCAGCCGCAGCAACTTTGCCTCCACCGAGTCCCACTTGTCAGATTCCAGAG ATGACTGTGCATCTGTCCTGCTTGCCTGTCTCTACTGCAACTTCTACAACATTGTGGTCATGCTGCCAGGGATGTGTGAGAGATCTGTGATCCGATGCTGTCCATCTTACAAGTACTACCAGGTGTCCGGTGAGAAGACTCAGGTGGACGACTGCTGCAACTGTAACCTGACACTGGACTGTAGCCTGTGCAACTCCTGCCAGGAGGCCGGTGAGTTGCTGGAGCTCGCCATGGAGATATCAGAGGTGTGCTACCGCTGA